The nucleotide sequence CGGTCCACCAGGCTCGAACGCCACTCATCATGGGTGAAGGCCAGCCACAGGCAGTTGCGGTCCTCCGGCGGCACCTGGTCCAGGTCGCACATCATCAGCCGGTAGGTGCGGTTGTAGGCGAGCAGGTCGAAGCGGCTGTTCTGGACGCAGGCGGGGAACGGCTCCAACTGCTCCAGCATGTGCCGCAGCGACTGCGGAACGCCCGTGCACTCGCTCGCCGGGCTCGGGTCGACGGTCCCGGCGAGCGCGAAGAGATGGGCCCGCTCGCTGCGGTCCAGGATCAGCGCGCGGGCGATGGCGTCGAGGACCTGCGCCGAGACATGGATGTCGCGGCCCTGCTCCAGCCACGTGTACCAGGTCACGCCGACGGTCGAGAGCTGCGCGACCTCCTCGCGGCGCAGACCCGGGGTGCGCCGGCGGCGGCCCCGGGGCAGCCCCACCTGCTCAGGGGTGATCCGCTCCCGCCGGCTGCGCAGAAACGCGGCCAGCTCGCCCCGCCGTATCTCGGCCCCCGCACTCCTGCTTTCGGCCGTGGCACCCGTCGCGGTACCGGCCGTGGCTTCCCGCACCATCGTGGTCATGGCTCCAGGGTGCCTGAAGGGCTCAGCCGGTTGCCAGGTACTTCTTGTACCAGGATAAAGACACTCTGGTACCAGCCTGAGCGACCCAGGATCTTCGTAAGCGTGACCGAAACGCAGATTTCCACGATACGAACGAGAACCCCCGCCCCGGACGCAGCGAAGACGACCGGCACGAAGAGCGCTGGCGGGAAGACCACCGGACGGACCCACACCTCCTCCGGCCCCGCGCTGAGCCCCCTCGGGCTGTTCACCGTGCTGCTGGGCGCGGCGCTGCCGCTGATCGACTTCTTCATCGTCAACGTGGCCCTGCCCACCATGGACCACGATCTCCACGCCGGTCCGGCCGTACTGGAGCTCGTCGTCGCCGGATACGGCGTGGCGTACGCGGTACTGCTGGTCCTCGGCGGCCGGCTGGGCGACACGTTCGGACGCCGCAGGCTCTTCCTCGCCGGGATGGCGGCCTTCGGGCTGACCTCACTGGCCTGCGGGCTCGCGCCGGACGCCTGGAGCCTGGTGGGCGCCCGGGTGGCGCAGGGCGCCTCGGCCGCGCTGATGCTGCCCCAGGTGCTGGCCACGATCCACTCCTCGACCAGCGGGACGCGCCGCGCCCGCGCGCTCAGCATGTACGGCGCGACGGCCGGTCTGTCCATGGTGGCGGGCCAGATCCTGGGCGGTGTGCTGGTGGCCGCGGACATCGCGGGCACCGGGTGGCGCGCGGTCTTCCTGGTCAATGTGCCGGTCGCGGTGATCGGCCTGATCCTCGCGGTCCGTACGGTCCCCGAGACCCGTTCGGAGCGGCCCGCGCCGGTGGACGTGCCGGGCACCGTACTGCTGGCGCTGTCGCTGATCACGCTGATGGTGCCGCTGACCGAGGGCCGGGCGGCGGGCTGGCCGCTGTGGACCTGGCTGACGCTGGGCGCGTTCCCCCTCGTGGCCGCCGCGTTCTACGTCGTGGAGCGGCGCGCCGACCGGGCGGGACGCACGCCGCTGCTGCCGCCGAGCCTGTTCGCGCTGAACGGGCTGCGGCGCGGGCTGCCGATGGTGGTGCCGTTCTCGATCGGCTTCGGTGGCTTCATGTTCGTCATCGCGGTCGCACTGCAGCAGGGGCTGCGGTACGGGCCGGTCGAGGCCGGGCTGGCGCTGGCGCCGATGGCCACGACGTTCTTCGTGGCCTCGCTGATGGGGCCGCGCCTGGTGGGCCGGTACGGCAGCCGTGTGGTGACCGCGGGCGGGCTGATCCAGGCCGTGGGCATCGCGGTGCTGATGCTGGCCGTATGGCGCGACTGGCAGGGTCTGTCGCTGGCCGGGCTGCTGCCGGGCGTCGCGCTGGCCGGGTTCGGACAGGGGCTGCAGCTTCCGGTGCTGATCCGGATCGTGCTCGCCGACGTGCCGAACGATCGGGCCGGGGTGGGGAGCGGCGTGATGGTCACCACCCAGCAGTCCGCGCTGGCACTGGGCGTGGCGACGCTCGGCACGCTCTTCCTGTCCCTGGAGCCTTCGATGGGCATGGGTGACGCACTGGTCATCACGCTCGCGGCCCAGCTCGCCGCGATCGCGCTGACCCTGCTGCTGAGCCTGCGCCTGCCGCGCGCGGTGGCGTAAGAGGTGACCGCCATCGAGGATGGCTGTCCCGGCGAACGCCGCCGCGGGCGCCCGCTACCCGGAGGCCCGGATGGCCACCCTCGGCAGTGAGAAGAAGCAAGGGACCCGATGCCGCCGCCCGAGACTTCTTCTGCTGGGGCAGCCCGCGACCAGGTCGTGCACCGGGTGGTCCAAGGCCCGCTGTGTCACGACGGTGTCGTGC is from Streptomyces hygroscopicus and encodes:
- a CDS encoding XRE family transcriptional regulator encodes the protein MVREATAGTATGATAESRSAGAEIRRGELAAFLRSRRERITPEQVGLPRGRRRRTPGLRREEVAQLSTVGVTWYTWLEQGRDIHVSAQVLDAIARALILDRSERAHLFALAGTVDPSPASECTGVPQSLRHMLEQLEPFPACVQNSRFDLLAYNRTYRLMMCDLDQVPPEDRNCLWLAFTHDEWRSSLVDRDETIRLMAAKFRAVMAEHVAEPAWKAMVKRLEDASAEFREIWARHEVLRPGDKIKVYRQSQVGILRLASTSLWTGPRQGPKLLTYTPADAETHERLERLHAMALAEGAGAGAA
- a CDS encoding MFS transporter, which translates into the protein MTETQISTIRTRTPAPDAAKTTGTKSAGGKTTGRTHTSSGPALSPLGLFTVLLGAALPLIDFFIVNVALPTMDHDLHAGPAVLELVVAGYGVAYAVLLVLGGRLGDTFGRRRLFLAGMAAFGLTSLACGLAPDAWSLVGARVAQGASAALMLPQVLATIHSSTSGTRRARALSMYGATAGLSMVAGQILGGVLVAADIAGTGWRAVFLVNVPVAVIGLILAVRTVPETRSERPAPVDVPGTVLLALSLITLMVPLTEGRAAGWPLWTWLTLGAFPLVAAAFYVVERRADRAGRTPLLPPSLFALNGLRRGLPMVVPFSIGFGGFMFVIAVALQQGLRYGPVEAGLALAPMATTFFVASLMGPRLVGRYGSRVVTAGGLIQAVGIAVLMLAVWRDWQGLSLAGLLPGVALAGFGQGLQLPVLIRIVLADVPNDRAGVGSGVMVTTQQSALALGVATLGTLFLSLEPSMGMGDALVITLAAQLAAIALTLLLSLRLPRAVA